A part of Onthophagus taurus isolate NC chromosome 7, IU_Otau_3.0, whole genome shotgun sequence genomic DNA contains:
- the LOC139430353 gene encoding uncharacterized protein, with product MEKHGFGLSREDVLDLVQMYIRQNNLPTRFKDPRPGTDWFISFKKRQHLSIKKPQSIYDFFDKLEHLMKDLKLEGKPGQIFNCDETSFCHDPSKTKIVGAIGARCQRKTSSSGRENTSVLLCCSADGRTLPLLCVFKGKFVMENWINEELATQTAVSVTERGWMETTLFYNWFRDVFLTNIGRERPVILIYDGHVTHISVKLIQLARANDIIIMKLPPHTTHVLQPLDVAIFKGLKTAWDKALCKWQRQNPRKKIPKAEFTTILTKLSGEIPEESINNGFKATGIYDPCKDGPNREAIPVSVFKPEDLKKYRKKSPAPSDTQVEATLSTSSAQDSEVPVTSTEQQINIAYTSHPQVLLNEQPSTSKAFFNVPAETQNHEDEQPNTYTNEPTNLRNDENSKELETPIRKSFEDVLLDLFKKDTKANPERKRKRLVTNCEIITTAGYLQKKEQDELEKQENLRMKKQKQVERGTRKKQKNLKKRKPNSEKKNEEHSSNEESNYSLHESDDSLELSDCGKEINADNLSPDDFAVFKVFGKDKVSFRLYVGRIQEADDNGYQVKFFKRRGHNMQFTETEEESYVQQSELCRKLSEPLKHTSSRYNNMLHFSTYLEDLRNLLN from the coding sequence ATGGAAAAGCATGGATTTGGTCTGTCGCGAGAAGATGTACTGGATTTAGTACAAATGTACATTAGACAGAATAATTTGCCAACAAGATTCAAAGACCCACGACCTGGAACCGACTGGTTCATCTCTTTCAAGAAAAGGCAACATTTGTCTATCAAAAAACCCCAAAGTATCTACGACTTTTTTGACAAGTTGGAACACCTCATGAAAGACTTAAAACTTGAAGGAAAGCCAGGACAGATATTCAATTGTGATGAAACGTCATTTTGCCATGACCCTTCTAAAACCAAAATTGTTGGAGCCATTGGTGCGCGATGTCAGCGCAAAACTAGTTCTTCTGGGCGCGAAAATACTTCTGTGTTGCTTTGTTGTTCCGCTGATGGAAGAACCCTTCCATTGCTTTGCGTTTTTAAGGGGAAGTTTGTCATGGAAAATTGGATAAACGAAGAATTGGCCACACAAACTGCTGTTTCAGTAACTGAGCGTGGGTGGATGGAGACAACCTTATTCTACAACTGGTTTAGAGATGTTTTCCTTACAAATATTGGTAGAGAAAGAcctgtaattttaatttatgatgGGCACGTGACCCACATTTCCGTAAAGTTGATCCAACTAGCACGGGCAAATGACATCATTATCATGAAGTTGCCACCACACACAACACATGTTCTACAACCCCTCGATGTTGCCATTTTTAAAGGCTTGAAAACGGCATGGGACAAGGCATTGTGCAAATGGCAACGGCAGAATCCGCGGAAAAAAATTCCCAAAGCTGAATTCACAACCATCCTAACAAAGCTTAGCGGCGAAATTCCTGAAGAAAGCATAAACAACGGATTCAAAGCAACAGGAATATACGATCCATGCAAAGATGGTCCAAATCGGGAAGCTATTCCGGTTTCAGTTTTTAAACctgaagatttaaaaaaatacaggaAGAAATCACCTGCGCCGTCAGATACACAAGTTGAAGCCACTTTGTCCACATCTTCCGCACAAGACAGTGAGGTACCAGTGACGTCAACTGAGCAACAAATTAATATAGCTTATACCTCACATCCACAAGTTCTATTAAATGAACAGCCGAGTACATCCAAGGCTTTTTTTAATGTACCAGCAGAAACACAAAACCATGAAGATGAACAACCGAACACGTACACAAATGAACCAACAAATCTCAGGAATGATGAAAACTCAAAAGAGTTGGAAACACCGATACGAAAAAGTTTTGAAGACGTTCTTCTAGATTTGTTCAAGAAAGACACAAAAGCAAACCCGGAACGAAAACGCAAGAGGCTGGTGACTAATTGTGAGATAATAACAACAGCTGGATATTTGCAGAAGAAGGAACAAGACGAACTTgagaaacaagaaaatttgAGGATGAAGAAACAGAAACAGGTCGAAAGAGGAACTAGAAAAAAACAGAAGAATCTTAAGAAAAGGAAACCAAATTCTGAGAAGAAGAATGAAGAACATTCAAGTAATGAGGAAAGTAATTATTCTCTACATGAAAGTGATGATAGCTTGGAGTTGTCCGACTGCGGGAAAGAAATCAACGCGGACAATTTGAGTCCTGATGATTTTGCtgtatttaaagtttttggaaaagaTAAGGTTTCTTTCCGATTGTATGTTGGAAGAATTCAAGAAGCTGATGACAATGGTTATcaagtaaaatttttcaaaagacgtGGCCACAATATGCAATTTACTGAAACAGAAGAAGAGTCGTATGTTCAACAAAGTGAACTTTGTAGAAAATTATCAGAGCCTCTAAAACACACCTCATCGCGCTACAATAATATGTTGCACTTTAGTACCTATTTGGAAGATTTAAGGAATCtgttaaattaa